From the genome of Globicephala melas chromosome 16, mGloMel1.2, whole genome shotgun sequence, one region includes:
- the LOC115845730 gene encoding nascent polypeptide-associated complex subunit alpha, with protein MPGEATETVPATEQELPQPQAETGSGTESDSDESVPELEEQDSTQATTQQAQLAAAAEIDEEPVSKAKQSRSEKKARKAMSKLGLRQVTGVTRVTIRQSKNILFVITKPDVYKSPASDTYIVFGEAKIEDLSQQAQLAAAEKFKVQGEAVSNIQENTQTPTVQEESEEEEVDETGVEVKDIELVMSQANVSRAKAVRALKNNSNDIVNAIMELTM; from the coding sequence ATGCCCGGTGAAGCCACAGAAACCGTCCCTGCTACAGAGCAGGAGTTGCCACAGCCCCAGGCTGAGACAGGGTCTGGAACAGAATCTGATAGTGATGAATCAGTACCAGAGCTTGAGGAACAGGATTCTACACAGGCAACCACACAACAAGCCCAGCTGGCAGCGGCAGCTGAAATCGATGAAGAACCAGTCAGTAAAGCAAAACAGAGCCGGAGTGAAAAGAAGGCACGGAAGGCTATGTCCAAACTGGGTCTTCGACAGGTTACAGGCGTTACTAGAGTCACTATCCGGCAATCTAAGAATATCCTTTTTGTCATCACAAAACCAGATGTATACAAGAGCCCAGCTTCAGATACCTACATAGTTTTTGGGGAAGCCAAGATCGAGGATTTATCTCAGCAAGCACAGTTAGCAGCTGCTGAGAAATTCAAAGTTCAGGGTGAAGCTGTCTCAAACATTCAAGAAAACACACAGACTCCAACTGTACAAGAGGAGAGTGAAGAGGAAGAGGTTGATGAAACAGGTGTGGAAGTTAAGGACATAGAATTGGTCATGTCACAAGCAAATGTGTCGAGAGCAAAGGCAGTCCGAGCCCTGAAGAACAACAGTAATGATATTGTAAATGCTATTATGGAATTAACAATGTAA